CCTGGCGGTCGCGCCGGGCATCGCCTCGATCGCGGTCTGGTCGCCAGGGCTCAACGAACGCGGCAATTCGCAACTCGGCACGCTCGCATTGGAGCGGCTGGTGGCGCGCACCGGCTGGTCGATCTTCGAGCCGCGGAGCTAGGCGCAGGCCTGAAACAAGCTGGCGCGGGTCGCCGCGATCCTGCCGCCTGCCGCGTCCCAGCGAATGTCGACGAAAGTGCGGCAGGGATACTCGTTGCGTTCCCACTTCGCGTGGCCGGCGGAAACGGTGAAGCCCTGATCGAGCATCGCCTTGCGCATCGCGGTCTCCGGCGATCCAGCAGGGAATTGCCGAGCCACGCGCTGCGTCAGCTCGGCATTCTGCGCGTCGAACTCCCCCGCCAGCCCGGCCAGGATTGCGGGTTCGCGCGGCGTGAAGACCCAGCTGACCGCCAGCGCGGTGATGCCGATCACGATGCCGGCGGCGATCCGGCGCGGCCAATTGGTACGGCGCATGATTTCCATGCGGGCCGCATAGCAGCGCCGGGCGGCAAAGTCAGACCTCGACGGTCTCGAGCGTCGTCGTCTCGGGCTTGCTCAGGCCATTGGCCTTGTAATCGGCCACCAGTTCCGCCTTGCGCGCGGCCAGCTGCTCGCCCAGCGCATCCATGTCGAGCCCGGCCTTGCGCGCCTGCGAGAACAGGCCCTCCATCCGTTTTTCCTCTTCCTCGACATGATGCTCGATCTGCTCGGACAGCACCTTCACCTTGGCGTCGTAATAATCGTCGTCCGGCCCGCCGGCCTCGATCTCGGCGATCAGCACCTTGGCGCCGTCATGCTCGACATAGGCTTCCTTCAGCAGATCCTCCTCCACCTTGCCTTCGCAGGCGGGGTAGAAAATCTCCTCCTCGATCTGGGCGTGGACGGTCAGTTCGAGGCAGATTTCGAGGGCGATCTTCTGCTTCTTCGCAGCGCCCTTCGCGCCTTCGAACTGCTCGAACAATTCCTCCACCTTGCGATGGTCGGCCTTGAGAAGTGCGATTGCGTCCGGTTTGTCGACCATGATCCATCTCCTGAAATTCGGGATGGAAAACAGCTATTTGCGGCGATCGTTCCGATCTCGCGCCAGTTGCGAGTCGTTAGCATCAGGCGCATTTTTCGGGCCGATGCGCGCGCCCGGTCGGTGGGCTGCGGGCAGGGTTGCGATGCCCCTAAATGAAAGAGGCCGCCGGATGCCATCCCTGGCACCCGGCGACCTCCGACATGGTCAGCGGCCGGAAGCTCCAGCTTGGGAGACCATGCGGACCGCTTTGCTGCAAGCTGGTGGCGTTGATTGGAGGAGAATACCTCCCGCTCACCCTACGGACGGAGGGCTTCCGTCCGCGCCTTCAGCTCAGCGGCGCGTCTCCCGAACGAACTGAACCGACCCCATTGCTGAACCATGAGACATCGGATCACCTCCTTTCGCTTGTTGAAACACCGTACCCTCGCCTGGGCACGTCAACTGTTTGAATCAGCGCGAGTCGCAGATCAAGTCTTGTAATTATACGCGGTTTCGACGATTCTCTTCCGCCTGCCCGAAAGCCGCGCCGTAACACCGCGACTCAGGCAGGAAACCTCACTCCTTCGGCGCCACTACCCAGCTCAGGCTGGTGATCTGCTTGCCGTCGTCGCCGATGGTCCAGTCGAGCACGCCCTGCTCGTGCTGTACCCGGAAAACGCGCCGGCCGACGGCATCGGTGCGCAGCAATCGCAGCCCGGTCACATGCCCGTGGCGCTTTATCTCGGCGCTCTGTTCGGTCCGCTTCGGCGTCATCGCCGCGCGCAATGCCGGAGCCATCACCACCGGCCAGTCGCGATCGGCCTCCCAGAACCAGGTCTGGACGACATATTCGAGCAGTTCGCCGCTGCGCGCGTCGGCGCTCAGCGGCACCACCGCGACTGGCTCTATCGTCTGGGAATCGATCGCCTCGCTTGGCGGCCAGGCCATTTCGACCAGCGTCGCGCCCGGCAGTTTCGCGAACATGTCCCGCATCGCAAAGGTCATGAAGCGATTGGGGCGAGTTATGCAGCCGGCGCCGGTGAACTCGCTCTTGCGATGGCGGAGCATTACTTCGCTCGCAAAGGCATGCAGCATCCTGTCGTCGGGCCGCTGGTCGATCGCGTACCAATAGCTTTCGTTCTGCATCTCGCCCCAGCGGGTCAGGAACGGACGCGACAGATAGCGCGTCTCGCCGCCGTCGGCCACCGCCACGGTCAGCAGGCAATAGCTGGCCGAGAGTTCGACGCCGCGCGTCCGCTGCGCCTGCGCCGATCCGGCCCAGCCCAGCGCCAGCAGCGCGCCCAACACCGCACGATATTTCATGGCCCCTCCCAGCGGGGCCATGCCCCTATTTCGGTTTGCGGAAACGATACACGACGCGATCGGTATTACCGCGAACCGCGGGATCGAACACCAGCTTCGTGTGATCGTCGCCGGCCACCCGCAGTACGGGGCTCTCCGCTTCCAGCACGAAGCCCGCTGCCTTGAAATCGGCGACCAGCACCGCCGGATCGATGCGATGGAGCTTGTCCACCGTCACCCGCGTATCGCCCGGCAGCCCGACATGGTCGATCACGCCGACGATCCCGCCCGGCTTCGTCGCTGCGAACAGCGCGCGCAGGAACGCAGCCGGATCGGTGCGCGGAATCTTGTACTGGGCGCTCTCCCAATACAGGTCGTGATAGACCAGGTGGAGCAAGGTGAAGTCGAGGCTGGCGGCCGGGGCACCGAACGCGTCGAACGGATAGGGCGTCAGCGCGACATTGGGCACCCGCCCGATCACCGCCGCCCAGACCGGCTTGGCCTTGTCGCCATAGAATTGCTCGGGCTCATAGGCGATCACCTTGCCGTTCGGCCCGACGACATGCGCCATGATCTCGCTGTAATAGCCCGCGCCCGCCATGATGTCGGCGGCGGTCATGCCGCGCTTCAGGCCGAGGAAGGCAAGCACTTCCGCCGGATGGCGTCCGGCGTCGAGCTTGACCTGATCGGCGGGCCGGTCCTGCGCGGCGACGGCGGCGCCGTAATCGGCGGCGGTCTGGGCAAAAGCCGGCGCGGCGAGGCACATCGCGGCGGCAAGCAAAGCGGGCTTCCAACGAGTCACGGCATCCTCCGAATATTACGAAGGTGTATTAATCTACCGAGTCACTGGAATTGGCAAGAGGGTCGGGATCGGGCCGGTGCCACCGTCCAATCTAGCGGCAATCCTCCGCAACGCGCAGGATTTCGGAATGCGCGGGCAGCACCAGCGGGGCCACGCCCGGGCTCTGCACCACCCATTTGCCGCGGCTATATCCGATCGCGTCGATCAGCGAATCCCGCACGCCCAGCTCGGCCGCGCCATAGCCGGTGCCGGCCCGGAGCAGTTCGAAGCTGCGCAGCGTCGACGAGGTGCGCACGGTCATCTGCGCGGGCGTTTCCCCCCGGCGCGAGAGATAGAGACGCTGGCGGTCGCGGTCGCAGCGGACGGTGAAGTCCGCGTCCGCGCCGGTGCGGCCATAGAGCGCGATGCTGCCGCGCGCGTCCTGGCGATAGACCCAGCTCCCCGGCGTCAGTGGCCAGTCCCGCCACTCGCCGGTCAGGCGCGGAGCCGGGGGCGGGCTCGGCGTGGGCGTCGGCGCGGGAACCGGCACGGGGCGCGGCGGCGGCGGAACGATCTCGACCGGTCCGGAGCAACTGCCGAGCAGCGCGCCGAAGATCACGGGGGTCAGGAGAGCTGCGGGAAGGGTACGGCCGAACATCGCCGCCTTATGCGGGATGGCGGGGCAGCGCTCAACCTCGAAGCTGGGCCGTTCGGGGACGGGCCGGGCCGCTTATGCGGCGCGGCGATCGTGCAGGCGCGCCGCTTGCACATAGAGTTCGCGTTCCTCGCTCTGGATGCGATTGGCGAGGCGAGTCATGATTTCGCGGGTTTCCTCGCGGAACGCCTCCCACTCGCGGCCGATCCGCACGACCGGCCAGTCAGCGATATACCGGCCGAACATCTGGCCCAGCCCGCCATGCTCGCGCCGATACTTCCAGGCGGTGGCGATGGCGACCGCGTCGCCCGACAGGATCAGCTGTTCATAGATCGCCAGATCCTCGCGCGCGCAATGCTCGAACAGCTCCTGCGCCATCCTCCAGCGCTTCGCTGCGATCGATGCGGGATCGGGCATGGTTATGGCGACGATATCGAGCATCTGGCGTGCCTGGGCTTCCAGTTCACGATG
The sequence above is drawn from the Sphingomonas sp. G-3-2-10 genome and encodes:
- a CDS encoding methyltransferase; translated protein: MTRWKPALLAAAMCLAAPAFAQTAADYGAAVAAQDRPADQVKLDAGRHPAEVLAFLGLKRGMTAADIMAGAGYYSEIMAHVVGPNGKVIAYEPEQFYGDKAKPVWAAVIGRVPNVALTPYPFDAFGAPAASLDFTLLHLVYHDLYWESAQYKIPRTDPAAFLRALFAATKPGGIVGVIDHVGLPGDTRVTVDKLHRIDPAVLVADFKAAGFVLEAESPVLRVAGDDHTKLVFDPAVRGNTDRVVYRFRKPK
- a CDS encoding hemerythrin domain-containing protein, coding for MVDKPDAIALLKADHRKVEELFEQFEGAKGAAKKQKIALEICLELTVHAQIEEEIFYPACEGKVEEDLLKEAYVEHDGAKVLIAEIEAGGPDDDYYDAKVKVLSEQIEHHVEEEEKRMEGLFSQARKAGLDMDALGEQLAARKAELVADYKANGLSKPETTTLETVEV
- a CDS encoding hemerythrin domain-containing protein, whose product is MTLRTIKQLCDEHRELEAQARQMLDIVAITMPDPASIAAKRWRMAQELFEHCAREDLAIYEQLILSGDAVAIATAWKYRREHGGLGQMFGRYIADWPVVRIGREWEAFREETREIMTRLANRIQSEERELYVQAARLHDRRAA